A DNA window from Labrus mixtus chromosome 4, fLabMix1.1, whole genome shotgun sequence contains the following coding sequences:
- the LOC132973404 gene encoding NACHT, LRR and PYD domains-containing protein 12-like isoform X19 — translation MLGSKQTALRCCIRYLGRQEGRENQIKDHIRLFYLHERLLLSSDQSGDQKMSDRGGKEENRAESPLSSCLSMKSDWSKGCPPDFSNEPGPSDPQITKGSVSVEEQLSSCALCQGLLRDPVSTSCGHWFCRQCLTSYWDQSTSSGETSCPQCGERSVIRQGLQISSQSSSVTIDRGLQEVLDEHKISLRRRCEHVTEGSDETGSRTFLNRIYTELYITEGQSEEVNTQHEVRQLETYSKKKTLHETPIKCQDMFKALPDQQNQKTEAQPDQQKPIRVVLTNGVAGVGKTFSVQKFTLDWAEGSENQDLSLVILLSFRELNLIRDKEYSLLELLRVFHPTLQKVTAETLAVCKLLFIFDGLDESRPSLDFKNMEVVSDVTKKSPLNTLLTNLIKGNLLPSALIWITSRPAAANQIPPSCVDRVTEVQGFTDAQKEEYFRKRFSDDEDLSSRIISHIKTSRSLHIMCLIPVFCWITATVLEHMMSTEQRGELPKTLTDLFSHFLLVQTKRKKHKYDEGRETSLHELMEADGEVLLKLGRLAFEHLEDGNIMFYKEDLERCGLDVTEASVYSGVCTEIFKRESVIFQKTVYCFVHLSVQEFLAAVYMFHCLTNRKRGVVKAFLKDNNIIFQTPESDDLSLDVFLRSAMEKSLKSKNGHLDLFVRFLHGLSLESNQRLLGGLLGRRDNGPEMIQRVINNLKKMNSDDISPDRSINIFHCLMEMNDLSVHQEIQKFLKSENRSEELSVIHCSALAYMLQMSEEVLDEFNLNEYKTSDQGRLRLIPAVRNCRKAKFINCGLSETHYEAVASALKSNPSHLRELDLSSNKLQDSGVKLLSEGLQSPNCRLESLNLWSCSLSEISCSSLASALKSNPSHLRYLDLTYNELEDSGVKLLCDFLQSPNCRLETLRLFRCRFSEISCSSLASALKSNPSHLRELNLGNNELQDSGVKLCEGLQSPNCRLETLSLCDCSLSEISCSSLASALKSNPSHLRELDLDYNKLEDSGLELLCEGLQSPNCRLEILKLCDCSLSEISCSSLASALKSNPSHLKHLDLSHNELQDSGVKLLSDFLQSPNCRLEILRLRSCSLSEISCSSLASALKSNPSHLIELNLSSNKLQDSGKKLLHDLQENPDYKLEKLSCW, via the exons ATGTTAGGATCTAAACAAACTGCACTGAGGTGCTGCATCAGGTACTTAGGCAgacaggaaggaagagaaaatcaaattaagGATCACATCAG GTTGTTTTACCTGCATGAACGTCTTTTATTGTCCTCTGATCAATCTGGAGATCAGAAGATGAGTGATAGAGGGGGCAAAGAGGAGAACAGAGCAGAGTCTCCTCTGTCCAGCTGTCTCTCTATGAAGAGTGACTGGTCTAAAGGTTGTCCTCCAGACTTCAGTAATGAACCAGGACCCTCAGATCCACA AATAACAAAGGGGTCTGTTTCTGTGGAGGAGCAGCTTTCCAGCTGTGCTTTGTGTCAGGGCCTCCTAAGAGATCCAGTTTCTACCAGCTGTGGACACTGGTTCTGCAGACAGTGTCTCACCTCATACTGGGACCAGTCTACTTCATCAGGAGAGACCTCCTGTCCCCAGTGTGGAGAAAGATCTGTCATAAGACAAGGACTGCAGATATCCAGTCAGTCCAGCAGTGTAACCA taGATAGAGGTCTGCAGGAGGTTTTAGATGAACATAAGATCAGTCTGAGGAGGAGATGTGaacatgtgactgaaggaagtgatgaaacaggaagtagaaccttcCTCAATAGGATCTACACtgagctctacatcacagagggacagagtgaAGAGGTGAACACCCAACATGAGGTGAGACAGCTTGAGACATACTCTAAAAAGAAGACCCTCCATGAGACTCCAATCAAGTGTCAGGACATGTTTAAAGCCTTACCCGACCAACAgaaccaaaagacagaagctcaacccgaccaacagaaACCCATCAGAGTGGTTCTGACAAACGGCGTCGCTGGTGTTGGAAAAACCTTCTCAGTGcagaagttcactctggactgggCAGAGGGCTCAGAGAACCAAGACCTCAGTCTGGTGATCCTGCTTTCATTCAGGGAGCTGAACTTGATCAGAGATAAGGAGTACAGTCTTCTTGAGCTGCTCCGTGTTTTCCATCCAACATTACAGAAGGTCACAGCAGAGACGCTCGCTGTCTGTAAACTGTTGTTCATCTTTGACGGCCTGGATGAAAGCAGACCGTCGTTGGACTTCAAAAACATGGAGGTTGTGTCTGATGTCACAAAGAAGTCACCGTTAAACACACTGTTGACAAACCTCATCAAGGGGAATCTGCTCCCCTCAGCTCTCATCTGGATAACTTctcgacctgcagcagccaatcagatccctccttCATGTGTTGACAGGGTAACAGAAGTACAAGGCTTCACTGACGCCCAGAAGGAGGAgtacttcaggaagaggttcagtgatgatgaagatctGTCCAGCAGAATCATCTCACACATCAAGACATCCAGgagcctccacatcatgtgtCTGATCCCggtcttctgctggatcactgccACAGTTCTGGAGCACATGAtgagcacagagcagagaggagagctgcccaagaccctgactgaCCTGTTCTCACACTTCCTGCTGgttcagacaaagaggaagaagcacAAGTATGATGAGGGACGTGAGACAAGTCTACATGAGCTGATGGAGGCTGACGGGGAAGTTCTACTGAAGCTGGGGAGACTGGCGTTTGAACATCTGGAGGATGGAAACATCATGTTCTATAAAGAAGACCTGGAGCGTTGTGGTCTGGATGTCACAGAGGCTTCGGTTTACTCAGGAGTTTGTACAGAGATCTTCAAAAGAGAGAGTGTGATCTTCCAGAAAACAGTCTACTGCTTTGTTCATCTGAGCGTTCAGGAGTTTCTGGCTGCAGTCTACATGTTCCACTgtttgacaaacaggaagagaggtGTAGTGAAGGCTTTCCTAAAAGACAACAACATCATTTTTCAAACTCCTGAAAGTGATGACTTATCCCTGGATGTCTTCCTGAGGAGTGCCATGGAGAAATccctgaaaagtaaaaatggtCACCTGGACCTGTTTGTTCGCTTCCTTCATGGCCTCTCTCTGGAGTCCAACCAGAGACTCTTGGGAGGCCTGCTGGGTCGGAGAGACAACGGTCCAGAAATGATCCAGAGAGTCATCAACAACCTGAAGAAGATGAACAGTGATGATATCTCTCCTGACAGAAGCATCAACATCTTCCACTGTCTGATGGAGATGAACGACCTCTCAGTACATCAGGAGATCCAAAAGTTCCTGAAGTCAGAGAACAGATCAGAGGAACTTTCTGTGATCCACTGCTCTGCTCTGGCCTACATGCTGCAGATGTCAGAGGAGGTTCTGGATGAGTTCAATCTGAATGAGTACAAGACATCAGACCAGGGACGACTGAGACtgattccagctgtgaggaactgcaggaaggCAAA GTTTATTAACTGTGGACTGTCAGAGACTCACTATGAAGCcgtggcctcagctctgaagtccaacccctcccatctgagagagctggacctgagctccaacaagctgcaggattcaggagtgaagctgctgagtgagggactgcagagtccaaactgtagactggAGTCTCTGAA tttgtggagctgcagtttgtcagagatcagctgttcttctctggcctcagctctgaagtccaacccctcccatctgagaTATCTGGACCTGACCTATAACGAGCTggaggattcaggagtgaagctgctgtgtgattttctgcagagtccaaactgtagactggagactctgag ATTGTTCAGATGCAGGTtttcagagatcagctgttcttctctggcctcagctctgaagtccaacccctcccatctgagagaGCTGAACCTGGGTAACAacgagctgcaggattcaggagtgaa gctgtgtgagggactgcagagtccaaactgtagactggagactctgag tttgtgtgactgcagtttgtcagagatcagctgttcttctctggcctcagctctgaagtccaacccctcccatctgagagagctggacctggaCTACAACAAGCTGGAGGATTCAGGattggagctgctgtgtgagggactgcagagtccaaactgtagactggAGATTCTGAA attgtgtgactgcagtttgtcagagatcagctgttcttctctggcctcagctctgaagtccaacccctcccatctgaaaCATCTGGACCTGAGTCACAacgagctgcaggattcaggagtgaagctgctgagtgattttctgcagagtccaaactgcagactggagaTTCTGAG attgaggagctgcagtttgtcagagatcagctgttcttctctggcctcagctctgaagtccaacccctcccatctaaTTGAGCTGAACCTGAGCTccaacaagctgcaggattcaggaaaGAAGCTGCTGCACGATCTTCAGGAGAATCCAGACTACAAACTGGAGAAGCTGAG CTGCTGGTGA
- the LOC132973404 gene encoding NACHT, LRR and PYD domains-containing protein 12-like isoform X20: MLGSKQTALRCCIRYLGRQEGRENQIKDHIRLFYLHERLLLSSDQSGDQKMSDRGGKEENRAESPLSSCLSMKSDWSKGCPPDFSNEPGPSDPQITKGSVSVEEQLSSCALCQGLLRDPVSTSCGHWFCRQCLTSYWDQSTSSGETSCPQCGERSVIRQGLQISSQSSSVTIDRGLQEVLDEHKISLRRRCEHVTEGSDETGSRTFLNRIYTELYITEGQSEEVNTQHEVRQLETYSKKKTLHETPIKCQDMFKALPDQQNQKTEAQPDQQKPIRVVLTNGVAGVGKTFSVQKFTLDWAEGSENQDLSLVILLSFRELNLIRDKEYSLLELLRVFHPTLQKVTAETLAVCKLLFIFDGLDESRPSLDFKNMEVVSDVTKKSPLNTLLTNLIKGNLLPSALIWITSRPAAANQIPPSCVDRVTEVQGFTDAQKEEYFRKRFSDDEDLSSRIISHIKTSRSLHIMCLIPVFCWITATVLEHMMSTEQRGELPKTLTDLFSHFLLVQTKRKKHKYDEGRETSLHELMEADGEVLLKLGRLAFEHLEDGNIMFYKEDLERCGLDVTEASVYSGVCTEIFKRESVIFQKTVYCFVHLSVQEFLAAVYMFHCLTNRKRGVVKAFLKDNNIIFQTPESDDLSLDVFLRSAMEKSLKSKNGHLDLFVRFLHGLSLESNQRLLGGLLGRRDNGPEMIQRVINNLKKMNSDDISPDRSINIFHCLMEMNDLSVHQEIQKFLKSENRSEELSVIHCSALAYMLQMSEEVLDEFNLNEYKTSDQGRLRLIPAVRNCRKAKFINCGLSETHYEAVASALKSNPSHLRELDLSSNKLQDSGVKLLSEGLQSPNCRLESLNLWSCSLSEISCSSLASALKSNPSHLRYLDLTYNELEDSGVKLLCDFLQSPNCRLETLRLWGCRFSEISCSSLASALKSNPSHLRHLHLTKNELQDSGVKLLCDFLQSPNCRLETLRLCDCSLSEISCSSLASALKSNPSHLKHLDLSHNELQDSGVKLLSDFLQSPNCRLEILRLRSCSLSEISCSSLASALKSNPSHLIELNLSSNKLQDSGKKLLHDLQENPDYKLEKLSCW, from the exons ATGTTAGGATCTAAACAAACTGCACTGAGGTGCTGCATCAGGTACTTAGGCAgacaggaaggaagagaaaatcaaattaagGATCACATCAG GTTGTTTTACCTGCATGAACGTCTTTTATTGTCCTCTGATCAATCTGGAGATCAGAAGATGAGTGATAGAGGGGGCAAAGAGGAGAACAGAGCAGAGTCTCCTCTGTCCAGCTGTCTCTCTATGAAGAGTGACTGGTCTAAAGGTTGTCCTCCAGACTTCAGTAATGAACCAGGACCCTCAGATCCACA AATAACAAAGGGGTCTGTTTCTGTGGAGGAGCAGCTTTCCAGCTGTGCTTTGTGTCAGGGCCTCCTAAGAGATCCAGTTTCTACCAGCTGTGGACACTGGTTCTGCAGACAGTGTCTCACCTCATACTGGGACCAGTCTACTTCATCAGGAGAGACCTCCTGTCCCCAGTGTGGAGAAAGATCTGTCATAAGACAAGGACTGCAGATATCCAGTCAGTCCAGCAGTGTAACCA taGATAGAGGTCTGCAGGAGGTTTTAGATGAACATAAGATCAGTCTGAGGAGGAGATGTGaacatgtgactgaaggaagtgatgaaacaggaagtagaaccttcCTCAATAGGATCTACACtgagctctacatcacagagggacagagtgaAGAGGTGAACACCCAACATGAGGTGAGACAGCTTGAGACATACTCTAAAAAGAAGACCCTCCATGAGACTCCAATCAAGTGTCAGGACATGTTTAAAGCCTTACCCGACCAACAgaaccaaaagacagaagctcaacccgaccaacagaaACCCATCAGAGTGGTTCTGACAAACGGCGTCGCTGGTGTTGGAAAAACCTTCTCAGTGcagaagttcactctggactgggCAGAGGGCTCAGAGAACCAAGACCTCAGTCTGGTGATCCTGCTTTCATTCAGGGAGCTGAACTTGATCAGAGATAAGGAGTACAGTCTTCTTGAGCTGCTCCGTGTTTTCCATCCAACATTACAGAAGGTCACAGCAGAGACGCTCGCTGTCTGTAAACTGTTGTTCATCTTTGACGGCCTGGATGAAAGCAGACCGTCGTTGGACTTCAAAAACATGGAGGTTGTGTCTGATGTCACAAAGAAGTCACCGTTAAACACACTGTTGACAAACCTCATCAAGGGGAATCTGCTCCCCTCAGCTCTCATCTGGATAACTTctcgacctgcagcagccaatcagatccctccttCATGTGTTGACAGGGTAACAGAAGTACAAGGCTTCACTGACGCCCAGAAGGAGGAgtacttcaggaagaggttcagtgatgatgaagatctGTCCAGCAGAATCATCTCACACATCAAGACATCCAGgagcctccacatcatgtgtCTGATCCCggtcttctgctggatcactgccACAGTTCTGGAGCACATGAtgagcacagagcagagaggagagctgcccaagaccctgactgaCCTGTTCTCACACTTCCTGCTGgttcagacaaagaggaagaagcacAAGTATGATGAGGGACGTGAGACAAGTCTACATGAGCTGATGGAGGCTGACGGGGAAGTTCTACTGAAGCTGGGGAGACTGGCGTTTGAACATCTGGAGGATGGAAACATCATGTTCTATAAAGAAGACCTGGAGCGTTGTGGTCTGGATGTCACAGAGGCTTCGGTTTACTCAGGAGTTTGTACAGAGATCTTCAAAAGAGAGAGTGTGATCTTCCAGAAAACAGTCTACTGCTTTGTTCATCTGAGCGTTCAGGAGTTTCTGGCTGCAGTCTACATGTTCCACTgtttgacaaacaggaagagaggtGTAGTGAAGGCTTTCCTAAAAGACAACAACATCATTTTTCAAACTCCTGAAAGTGATGACTTATCCCTGGATGTCTTCCTGAGGAGTGCCATGGAGAAATccctgaaaagtaaaaatggtCACCTGGACCTGTTTGTTCGCTTCCTTCATGGCCTCTCTCTGGAGTCCAACCAGAGACTCTTGGGAGGCCTGCTGGGTCGGAGAGACAACGGTCCAGAAATGATCCAGAGAGTCATCAACAACCTGAAGAAGATGAACAGTGATGATATCTCTCCTGACAGAAGCATCAACATCTTCCACTGTCTGATGGAGATGAACGACCTCTCAGTACATCAGGAGATCCAAAAGTTCCTGAAGTCAGAGAACAGATCAGAGGAACTTTCTGTGATCCACTGCTCTGCTCTGGCCTACATGCTGCAGATGTCAGAGGAGGTTCTGGATGAGTTCAATCTGAATGAGTACAAGACATCAGACCAGGGACGACTGAGACtgattccagctgtgaggaactgcaggaaggCAAA GTTTATTAACTGTGGACTGTCAGAGACTCACTATGAAGCcgtggcctcagctctgaagtccaacccctcccatctgagagagctggacctgagctccaacaagctgcaggattcaggagtgaagctgctgagtgagggactgcagagtccaaactgtagactggAGTCTCTGAA tttgtggagctgcagtttgtcagagatcagctgttcttctctggcctcagctctgaagtccaacccctcccatctgagaTATCTGGACCTGACCTATAACGAGCTggaggattcaggagtgaagctgctgtgtgattttctgcagagtccaaactgtagactggagactctgag ATTGTGGGGCTGCAGGTtttcagagatcagctgttcttctctggcctcagctctgaagtccaacccctcccatctgagaCATCTGCACCTGACTAAGAacgagctgcaggattcaggagtgaagctgctgtgtgattttctgcagagtccaaactgtagactCGAGACTCTGAG attgtgtgactgcagtttgtcagagatcagctgttcttctctggcctcagctctgaagtccaacccctcccatctgaaaCATCTGGACCTGAGTCACAacgagctgcaggattcaggagtgaagctgctgagtgattttctgcagagtccaaactgcagactggagaTTCTGAG attgaggagctgcagtttgtcagagatcagctgttcttctctggcctcagctctgaagtccaacccctcccatctaaTTGAGCTGAACCTGAGCTccaacaagctgcaggattcaggaaaGAAGCTGCTGCACGATCTTCAGGAGAATCCAGACTACAAACTGGAGAAGCTGAG CTGCTGGTGA
- the LOC132973404 gene encoding NACHT, LRR and PYD domains-containing protein 12-like isoform X22 has product MLGSKQTALRCCIRYLGRQEGRENQIKDHIRLFYLHERLLLSSDQSGDQKMSDRGGKEENRAESPLSSCLSMKSDWSKGCPPDFSNEPGPSDPQITKGSVSVEEQLSSCALCQGLLRDPVSTSCGHWFCRQCLTSYWDQSTSSGETSCPQCGERSVIRQGLQISSQSSSVTIDRGLQEVLDEHKISLRRRCEHVTEGSDETGSRTFLNRIYTELYITEGQSEEVNTQHEVRQLETYSKKKTLHETPIKCQDMFKALPDQQNQKTEAQPDQQKPIRVVLTNGVAGVGKTFSVQKFTLDWAEGSENQDLSLVILLSFRELNLIRDKEYSLLELLRVFHPTLQKVTAETLAVCKLLFIFDGLDESRPSLDFKNMEVVSDVTKKSPLNTLLTNLIKGNLLPSALIWITSRPAAANQIPPSCVDRVTEVQGFTDAQKEEYFRKRFSDDEDLSSRIISHIKTSRSLHIMCLIPVFCWITATVLEHMMSTEQRGELPKTLTDLFSHFLLVQTKRKKHKYDEGRETSLHELMEADGEVLLKLGRLAFEHLEDGNIMFYKEDLERCGLDVTEASVYSGVCTEIFKRESVIFQKTVYCFVHLSVQEFLAAVYMFHCLTNRKRGVVKAFLKDNNIIFQTPESDDLSLDVFLRSAMEKSLKSKNGHLDLFVRFLHGLSLESNQRLLGGLLGRRDNGPEMIQRVINNLKKMNSDDISPDRSINIFHCLMEMNDLSVHQEIQKFLKSENRSEELSVIHCSALAYMLQMSEEVLDEFNLNEYKTSDQGRLRLIPAVRNCRKAKFINCGLSETHYEAVASALKSNPSHLRELDLSSNKLQDSGVKLLSEGLQSPNCRLESLNLWSCSLSEISCSSLASALKSNPSHLRYLDLTYNELEDSGVKLLCDFLQSPNCRLETLRLFRCRFSEISCSSLASALKSNPSHLRELNLGNNELQDSGVKLCEGLQSPNCRLETLRLCDCSLSEISCSSLASALKSNPSHLKHLDLSHNELQDSGVKLLSDFLQSPNCRLEILRLRSCSLSEISCSSLASALKSNPSHLIELNLSSNKLQDSGKKLLHDLQENPDYKLEKLSCW; this is encoded by the exons ATGTTAGGATCTAAACAAACTGCACTGAGGTGCTGCATCAGGTACTTAGGCAgacaggaaggaagagaaaatcaaattaagGATCACATCAG GTTGTTTTACCTGCATGAACGTCTTTTATTGTCCTCTGATCAATCTGGAGATCAGAAGATGAGTGATAGAGGGGGCAAAGAGGAGAACAGAGCAGAGTCTCCTCTGTCCAGCTGTCTCTCTATGAAGAGTGACTGGTCTAAAGGTTGTCCTCCAGACTTCAGTAATGAACCAGGACCCTCAGATCCACA AATAACAAAGGGGTCTGTTTCTGTGGAGGAGCAGCTTTCCAGCTGTGCTTTGTGTCAGGGCCTCCTAAGAGATCCAGTTTCTACCAGCTGTGGACACTGGTTCTGCAGACAGTGTCTCACCTCATACTGGGACCAGTCTACTTCATCAGGAGAGACCTCCTGTCCCCAGTGTGGAGAAAGATCTGTCATAAGACAAGGACTGCAGATATCCAGTCAGTCCAGCAGTGTAACCA taGATAGAGGTCTGCAGGAGGTTTTAGATGAACATAAGATCAGTCTGAGGAGGAGATGTGaacatgtgactgaaggaagtgatgaaacaggaagtagaaccttcCTCAATAGGATCTACACtgagctctacatcacagagggacagagtgaAGAGGTGAACACCCAACATGAGGTGAGACAGCTTGAGACATACTCTAAAAAGAAGACCCTCCATGAGACTCCAATCAAGTGTCAGGACATGTTTAAAGCCTTACCCGACCAACAgaaccaaaagacagaagctcaacccgaccaacagaaACCCATCAGAGTGGTTCTGACAAACGGCGTCGCTGGTGTTGGAAAAACCTTCTCAGTGcagaagttcactctggactgggCAGAGGGCTCAGAGAACCAAGACCTCAGTCTGGTGATCCTGCTTTCATTCAGGGAGCTGAACTTGATCAGAGATAAGGAGTACAGTCTTCTTGAGCTGCTCCGTGTTTTCCATCCAACATTACAGAAGGTCACAGCAGAGACGCTCGCTGTCTGTAAACTGTTGTTCATCTTTGACGGCCTGGATGAAAGCAGACCGTCGTTGGACTTCAAAAACATGGAGGTTGTGTCTGATGTCACAAAGAAGTCACCGTTAAACACACTGTTGACAAACCTCATCAAGGGGAATCTGCTCCCCTCAGCTCTCATCTGGATAACTTctcgacctgcagcagccaatcagatccctccttCATGTGTTGACAGGGTAACAGAAGTACAAGGCTTCACTGACGCCCAGAAGGAGGAgtacttcaggaagaggttcagtgatgatgaagatctGTCCAGCAGAATCATCTCACACATCAAGACATCCAGgagcctccacatcatgtgtCTGATCCCggtcttctgctggatcactgccACAGTTCTGGAGCACATGAtgagcacagagcagagaggagagctgcccaagaccctgactgaCCTGTTCTCACACTTCCTGCTGgttcagacaaagaggaagaagcacAAGTATGATGAGGGACGTGAGACAAGTCTACATGAGCTGATGGAGGCTGACGGGGAAGTTCTACTGAAGCTGGGGAGACTGGCGTTTGAACATCTGGAGGATGGAAACATCATGTTCTATAAAGAAGACCTGGAGCGTTGTGGTCTGGATGTCACAGAGGCTTCGGTTTACTCAGGAGTTTGTACAGAGATCTTCAAAAGAGAGAGTGTGATCTTCCAGAAAACAGTCTACTGCTTTGTTCATCTGAGCGTTCAGGAGTTTCTGGCTGCAGTCTACATGTTCCACTgtttgacaaacaggaagagaggtGTAGTGAAGGCTTTCCTAAAAGACAACAACATCATTTTTCAAACTCCTGAAAGTGATGACTTATCCCTGGATGTCTTCCTGAGGAGTGCCATGGAGAAATccctgaaaagtaaaaatggtCACCTGGACCTGTTTGTTCGCTTCCTTCATGGCCTCTCTCTGGAGTCCAACCAGAGACTCTTGGGAGGCCTGCTGGGTCGGAGAGACAACGGTCCAGAAATGATCCAGAGAGTCATCAACAACCTGAAGAAGATGAACAGTGATGATATCTCTCCTGACAGAAGCATCAACATCTTCCACTGTCTGATGGAGATGAACGACCTCTCAGTACATCAGGAGATCCAAAAGTTCCTGAAGTCAGAGAACAGATCAGAGGAACTTTCTGTGATCCACTGCTCTGCTCTGGCCTACATGCTGCAGATGTCAGAGGAGGTTCTGGATGAGTTCAATCTGAATGAGTACAAGACATCAGACCAGGGACGACTGAGACtgattccagctgtgaggaactgcaggaaggCAAA GTTTATTAACTGTGGACTGTCAGAGACTCACTATGAAGCcgtggcctcagctctgaagtccaacccctcccatctgagagagctggacctgagctccaacaagctgcaggattcaggagtgaagctgctgagtgagggactgcagagtccaaactgtagactggAGTCTCTGAA tttgtggagctgcagtttgtcagagatcagctgttcttctctggcctcagctctgaagtccaacccctcccatctgagaTATCTGGACCTGACCTATAACGAGCTggaggattcaggagtgaagctgctgtgtgattttctgcagagtccaaactgtagactggagactctgag ATTGTTCAGATGCAGGTtttcagagatcagctgttcttctctggcctcagctctgaagtccaacccctcccatctgagagaGCTGAACCTGGGTAACAacgagctgcaggattcaggagtgaa gctgtgtgagggactgcagagtccaaactgtagactggagactctgag attgtgtgactgcagtttgtcagagatcagctgttcttctctggcctcagctctgaagtccaacccctcccatctgaaaCATCTGGACCTGAGTCACAacgagctgcaggattcaggagtgaagctgctgagtgattttctgcagagtccaaactgcagactggagaTTCTGAG attgaggagctgcagtttgtcagagatcagctgttcttctctggcctcagctctgaagtccaacccctcccatctaaTTGAGCTGAACCTGAGCTccaacaagctgcaggattcaggaaaGAAGCTGCTGCACGATCTTCAGGAGAATCCAGACTACAAACTGGAGAAGCTGAG CTGCTGGTGA